Below is a window of Humulus lupulus chromosome 2, drHumLupu1.1, whole genome shotgun sequence DNA.
CCATTTGATTGTTGGAAAATGAAGATGTATGTTCTTACTATATTATTATCTAGTGGTTTTAGATTATTCATGAATGATTCTGTGTAATGTTTACTTTATTAGGTATTTTACATGTGAGGTTTTTCCACATTGTTATGCAGTTTAGAGGCCAATGCTGGTCCACTTACCAATTTTGAAGTGATCAAATTTCTAAAATCTAGAGGAGCCTCAAAAGATCCGTCTCGGGTTCTTGCTGATGTAGCCCCATCTGAGTATAAagtttgtatattttgttttgtttttcctcAGTGGATTAAATTAGTGGTAATTCCTTGGAGGGTGATAGCTTATAGGTGTTCTGTTTTGTTCTGCTTTAGGTTTATGATTATTTGGTTGAAACTGCTGCTTGCAATCAGACTCAAGAAAATATCAGTGAGTTTTTGGAGAAGTCCAAAAAGTATGACCTTGCAAAAGCTGAATTACTCAATATAATCAATATAAGGCCCAGTACTCCAGTTGAACTTTACTCGGTAACCAATAATTCTTGCTTTTTTCTCATCTCTTTTTGTTACTGGTTAAATTTTCATATCTTTTTGTTAGCAATGATGTATCTAAATACTTCCATTAAGTATCATCTTTCTTGGTGTTATTATTTATGCCATCACGTTATAGAATTTACATTTGCAGTATAGGATATAAACTTTTGTCATTTGTGGGTGATATAAAAACTAGTGCTATATTTTGATATGTTAATAAAAGTAATGAGATTAATAGGCTTTGTTATCTgtttatttagtatttttttttgttcttttggaATTGAATTAACTTAAAGACTGTTATTCTGTCCTTATCTTTTGATAACTGGTTATCCTctagtatgattggaactttagCCAAATACCCTGCCATCTATTAGCCAACTCTATCATGATTTGTTTAAAAATGCCAAAATTACTCAAAGTGGATCTTGAGTTCCACAGATGATCGAGCAATGTGATGATCGTTTAGGAGATACCGTGGAGGAGCTTGTTGAGGTGGTGGTAGAGGTGTTGCCGCCACCTCCAACTGAAATGGCAAGTGAAGAGGGAACCAATGAGGCTAATCAGGAAACTGTAACCAAGGAAAGCGACAATGAAGAACAGAGAATCAATGAGGGTAATGAGAAAACGGCCGAATAACTAAAGATGGTGACAAGTTGAGTATATATATAGTATAAACTATGGAGTCCAGGTTTGTACCCAACTAACCAAATGCAAGGCATATACTGAATTGAGCTCAAAGTTTCTTGTAAGAAATGAGTTTTACTATGAGCTTTTATACTTGCTTTTCTAGTCTTAACAAGTGAAGAATTGAATGCATGGGCATTAGATCTTTGAGTTTTGATTCTGGCTGCATTTGGGGATATCATTTACACCAGCTAATTATACATCATTAGAAATGTATTACTATTTATATACTCTTGTCATAATCAGGATAATTGATGTTGCTTAGATTATGTTTTTCATTTTCTGGataataattgattttttttgttttgacaaAGATAATTATTGATTTTTTAGAACAAAATTAGACTGAATCTTCCACATTGCATGATAACTTGttcttttgttaaaatatttgaGTCGAAAGAAAGCCATGGGAATTGACCTTGGTACTATAAGCTCAGCTTCACAAGATTCTCTTAGTAGCTTCTTATTCATTATGTATTAATTAAAGCCACTAATTATTTTTCTTGATGCCTCAAGATGTACATCAAAAAGTATAATATTGTGACTAATTTATTTCTCTCAACAACTTATTGTACCAAAAATATTGTgtagaatatttttttttcttcaaaaaatgtATGTGCAAATAGAACAAATATAATTGAAGATACAAGCACAAGAGAAGTATATGCGTTTATATACAATATAATTATAGGAAAATTTTATAGTAGGGACATTTCTATTTTTAGTACATAAAGAAATTATCTTAATTTTTGTTatggtgtatattatagttataatagacattttattagtttttaagaaattttaaataatttaaggcGTCGAAAATAGACTTTAAAACTATTTGTTTCAAGCGCATATAAATTAagctttaaaataaattttttttttcggcACATAATAggttacaatttaattttttttatatgatggtgtacactCTTACAAATTTTtgtaaaattctgaataatttacagtaccgaaaacatAAAACATGTTGTTTTGAAGTTTGTTTTATATGCatgtaaaataatttattttgaaatattttttgagcactgtaaattatttggaagTTTTATGAAAATTAGTAGGAGATACTAAATAACTACATTATAATTTTTTCAagtgcaaaaaataaaaatattcttaCTGATTAGTACAAAAGGCATATTCCATTGTAGAAACTCCCTATTTATaatattcaatatttttttataaaataatctctaataaaattaaaaagaccccgttcaaattttatttaataaagaatGTAAGACTATAGTTGATGGACCTAAAATATCCCTTTCTCAGGagtattttacatttaaaaatgAGCACTTCTATTCATCAAGGCTAGAATTTTAGGATGATCTAAATACCTTTTATGtctgtttttttttaaactgcACAGGTAGAAaaaacattaattaatttatagaaCGCCAATTATGTTTGGCCAAATCAGCTGGGTAAATTTTTTCAATCATGctctaaaaaaattctttaaaatAGATCCTTTAGGAAGTCAATGATCTTATAGATCTAGTCAAATACCTAGTGAGAAACTTCTATGTCTTTTCATTATAACATTTCTGAGAAAGTTATTGTGATGCCACAGGTTTCATCCACAAAAAATATTAAGTATCAAATTGAAGTAATTCACATGAATTTGCAATCAAAACTATTTTACAtaactaaaataataaatattaaatcaaaCTTAGTtaataaaaatgtaaacaaaagaaaacatattTGAAAAGATAAATAGAGTATATATAATTGTGGGACTAGCAATATTTTGATATTAGAGAGATGTCTTATATTTGTtactatttttcttcttcttaatatttatataaaagcaacattaaaaaatattatcTAATTTCAATAATGGCTTCATCCCattgtaaataataataataataataataataataataataataataataataataataataactcacCTTATGGAATAAATACTTCATTTTGAATAGTATCTCCAATAAATTGCTAAATAAATAatgtatattttataaaaaacacTGCTGtaaatttgttttaaaaacacTCTAATAGTGTACAAAAAATTATATCAAATTTAACCGATGCTAaaagttaattaattttttttgacaaataaaAGTTTATTAAATTTACCACAACAATAAATGAAACTTTTATTATTATAAGATtgttactaaaaaaattaaaggacaaatagaaaattaatattttcagtAAATATTAATGAATCACATAtactaatatatttattttatattaattagcATGttaaaatgttattttgattttaagtacaatatcaaatgatatgccaaatatactatttatgtaatttttctACTAAATTCAGCATTATATGTAGATTGCATTGGAGATGTTCGACCATATATATAGCATGCTTCCAATCCAACTTAATAATTGAAAGAAATAAAAGAGCAAAAACTTGAATAGATTTAGGACCATTTTTTCCTTAGTACATCATTAACCTATTCACGGTCATGTTGTCCCCTCTTGTTGTTGGCTCTCATCATTTAGTGCTTGAGATTCTTTAGTCTAATCCAAAACATCTTGGACTACGAAGTGGTATAGGCACAAATTCTCAAATGTTCCCTTCAAGGGTGCAAAATAATTCACATTAGAATAatcttatattattattattattattattatgagatcTTTGAAATAGCCTTCAATGTGATTTTTACCTCTACTTCTCTAACCCTAGTTCTatagttgaaaaataaaaaaaggaaTAAAAATCCAAGTATATACATGGCAAAACCAAATtggaaaacaaaaattaaaacccaTTTCCAGATTGAGTTAGTAAAAAAGTATTGATAAGTTTTACTATTGAGAAAATACTGTATAGCGATAGAAGAAGAAGTAAAGAAGGGATGGTGGTCTTTTAAATCAGTGAACTCTACCACCTAGTTCACTAGCAACACCAACAATACATGTCAAATCAAATATCACCTCAAAGATAAAAGATGAtatgaaaaatataaataattaaagataGATAGATGGATAGAtgaatttttctttttctctttcttgaGAACCCAAAACAAAGAAGAAAGTGGTAATAAGTGAAGGTGGGTTGGTCTCTGTCATTCTTATATGTGTGGGAATgagcaaaaaattaaaaaaaaaaaaaaaaagggggccTGACTTGACCCTTTGAAGGGTATGGTATTGTTTGAACTTTGAATTGTATTTTGGAGCTCTCCCACCTTTTTCTCATCTATTTGTCAATATGTCTCACCTAATCCAAGAAAACAAACTCATTTTTCTTATCATATATTTCTGAAGagacaatttaatttaaataataataaaaaatgaattGTGT
It encodes the following:
- the LOC133819138 gene encoding uncharacterized protein LOC133819138, which translates into the protein MKILEANAGPLTNFEVIKFLKSRGASKDPSRVLADVAPSEYKVYDYLVETAACNQTQENISEFLEKSKKYDLAKAELLNIINIRPSTPVELYSMIEQCDDRLGDTVEELVEVVVEVLPPPPTEMASEEGTNEANQETVTKESDNEEQRINEGNEKTAE